From the Lolium rigidum isolate FL_2022 chromosome 2, APGP_CSIRO_Lrig_0.1, whole genome shotgun sequence genome, one window contains:
- the LOC124690512 gene encoding receptor-like cytoplasmic kinase 176, translating to MGNCFGSDEADVAAVKAMAHQAHARAAMARPGMVAPHPNAHAAMSSPGHARNPPSVSVPTTSSSGGVSGSSNRPAAGASPSRGSPSPSPSPSREGRILETPNLRIFTFAELKAATRNFKSDTLLGEGGFGRVHKGWVDEKTMSPARSGAGMPVAVKKLNPESLQGVQEWQTEVNFLGRLVHPNLVRLLGYCWEEKELLLVYEYMAKGNLEDHLLRNEPRKGGGASQAMSWSLRLRVAIDAARGLAFLHSSEKHVIYRDFKASNILLDTQFHAKLSDFGLAKDGPAGGSSHVTTRVMGTYGYAAPEYVATGHLYVKSDVYGFGVVLLEMLTGLRALDTDRPAGQHNLVDWAKPHLADRRKLARLMDPRLEGQYSSRGAQRAAQLTLRCLAAEHTNRPSMKEVVAVLQEVDSMSRGAGGRSDGSVGSASPRPAARSGHGYGGQSPRPGFGPGSERAGPAGPRRPPIS from the exons ATGGGCAATTGCTTCGGCTCCGACGAGGCCGATGTGGCGGCCGTCAAGGCCATGGCCCATCAAGCACACGCCCGAG CAGCGATGGCGAGGCCCGGCATGGTCGCGCCGCACCCCAACGCGCACGCAGCAATGAGCTCCCCAGGGCATGCCCGTAATCCACCGAGCGTCAGCGTGCCCACGACCTCGAGCAGCGGCGGCGTAAGCGGATCAAGCAACCGGCCAGCGGCCGGAGCCAGCCCCAGTCGGGGCAGCCCTAGCCCCAGCCCCAGCCCTAGCCGGGAGGGGCGGATCCTGGAGACGCCCAACCTCCGGATCTTCACGTTCGCGGAGCTCAAGGCCGCCACGCGGAACTTCAAGTCGGACACCCTCCTCGGCGAGGGCGGGTTCGGGCGGGTGCACAAGGGCTGGGTCGACGAGAAGACCATGAGCCCCGCCAGGAGCGGCGCCGGCATGCCCGTCGCCGTGAAGAAGCTCAACCCCGAGAGCCTGCAGGGCGTCCAGGAATGGCAG ACCGAGGTGAACTTTCTAGGAAGGCTCGTTCACCCCAATCTGGTGAGGCTGCTTGGGTACTGCTGGGAGGAGAAGGAGCTCCTGCTTGTCTACGAGTACATGGCCAAAGGCAACCTGGAGGATCACCTCCTGCGAAATGAGCCACGGA AAGGCGGAGGCGCGTCCCAGGCGATGTCGTGGAGCCTCCGGCTGCGCGTGGCGATCGACGCCGCTCGCGGCCTGGCCTTCCTGCACTCGTCGGAGAAGCACGTCATCTACAGGGACTTCAAAGCCTCCAACATCCTCCTCGACACG CAATTTCACGCGAAGCTCTCCGACTTCGGCCTCGCCAAGGACGGCCCCGCGGGCGGCAGCAGCCACGTCACCACCCGGGTCATGGGCACCTACGGCTACGCCGCGCCGGAGTACGTCGCCACAGGCCACCTGTACGTGAAGAGCGACGTGTACGGCTTCGGGGTGGTGCTGCTGGAGATGCTGACGGGCCTGCGCGCGCTGGACACGGACCGGCCTGCGGGGCAGCACAACCTGGTGGACTGGGCCAAGCCGCACCTGGCGGACAGGCGGAAGCTAGCGCGGCTCATGGACCCGCGCCTCGAGGGCCAGTACTCCTCCAGGGGTGCGCAGCGGGCGGCGCAGCTCACCCTGCGGTGCCTCGCCGCCGAGCACACCAACCGCCCCTCCATGAAGGAGGTCGTCGCGGTGCTCCAGGAGGTCGACTCCATGTCCAGGGGCGCCGGCGGCAGGTCGGACGGGTCCGTCGGATCGGCGTCCCCGCGGCCCGCCGCACGGAGCGGCCACGGTTACGGAGGACAGTCGCCACGGCCAGGGTTTGGGCCGGGGTCGGAACGGGCTGGCCCGGCCGGTCCCCGACGGCCACCGATCTCCTAG